One segment of Radiobacillus kanasensis DNA contains the following:
- a CDS encoding DUF6044 family protein gives MPLFKHRSETFYLFLAWGVIALFLSPLFILGEDAHIRVHDNLDSNLAWYKVLKDSGEIFGEAGSTIAQVINGNLPRSAYGTEWSGIVWLHALFPSMTAYAWSQALTRIFAFIGMYLLLKRHFVKKESQAPVRIGVALAFALTPFWPSGMLSTLGHPLALWAFLNIRARDYGWKNWLTLVLLPLYASIVLGFFFFMVGISVLWLYDLIKTKKWNLPFLASIALMSAVFLLVEYRLIVSMLMEHEPMHRVEFISSRHDLWHSIELSIKNFLVGHTHVMTVHTVVILPILFLTVFLIFFYKKVREERFFLFLFVLNYALSLWYALWFNKMWAPWKDEFDLLVTFNFARFHFLRPLVIYLSFAIACAFLWKLGKKWRIVAGVAIVGQLIALVPYNEEIHYGVHHDTPSFEEFFAEKQFKEIEEYIGKPQDSYRVASIGIHPSIAQYNGFYTLDTYNNIYPLTYKYKFRKIIAKELEKNATLKRYYDEWGSRCYLFVDELGKNYDFTKNSDKTIKNLELNTEAFKDLGGDYIFSAVPILNAKENKLTLLKDFNHPESAWKIYLYQAT, from the coding sequence TTGCCCTTATTTAAACATAGAAGTGAAACCTTTTATCTATTCCTAGCATGGGGAGTAATCGCACTCTTTCTTTCTCCTCTTTTTATCCTTGGGGAAGATGCTCATATTCGGGTTCACGATAATCTTGATTCCAATCTTGCTTGGTACAAAGTCCTAAAAGATAGTGGAGAGATATTTGGCGAGGCAGGCTCTACCATTGCCCAAGTAATAAATGGAAACCTCCCACGCAGTGCATATGGGACGGAGTGGAGTGGGATTGTTTGGTTACATGCTTTATTCCCAAGCATGACTGCTTATGCATGGAGCCAAGCCTTAACTCGAATATTCGCTTTTATTGGGATGTATCTTCTTTTAAAAAGACACTTTGTTAAGAAAGAATCACAAGCGCCTGTGAGAATAGGGGTTGCGTTAGCATTTGCTTTAACTCCATTTTGGCCATCAGGCATGTTAAGCACTTTAGGCCATCCTCTCGCCTTATGGGCTTTCTTAAATATAAGGGCTCGCGACTATGGTTGGAAAAACTGGCTTACGCTCGTTCTACTTCCTTTGTACGCAAGTATTGTACTAGGCTTTTTCTTCTTTATGGTCGGGATTTCCGTCCTATGGTTGTATGACTTGATTAAGACAAAAAAATGGAACTTACCATTTCTCGCTAGTATTGCACTGATGTCCGCCGTGTTTTTGCTCGTTGAATACCGCCTCATTGTTTCGATGCTAATGGAGCATGAGCCGATGCACCGAGTGGAGTTCATTTCATCAAGACATGACTTGTGGCATTCCATTGAGCTGTCCATCAAAAATTTTTTAGTCGGGCACACCCATGTGATGACAGTCCATACGGTTGTTATTTTGCCTATTCTTTTTTTGACAGTTTTTCTCATCTTTTTCTATAAAAAAGTACGAGAAGAACGTTTTTTCCTATTTTTGTTTGTCTTAAACTATGCACTCTCGCTCTGGTATGCACTTTGGTTCAATAAGATGTGGGCACCATGGAAGGATGAATTTGATTTGCTGGTAACCTTCAACTTTGCTCGCTTCCATTTTTTACGACCATTAGTCATTTACTTAAGTTTTGCCATAGCCTGTGCCTTCCTTTGGAAGCTAGGGAAGAAATGGAGAATAGTTGCTGGGGTAGCAATTGTTGGACAGCTTATCGCCCTTGTTCCATACAATGAAGAAATTCATTATGGTGTGCATCACGACACGCCTTCCTTTGAAGAGTTTTTTGCAGAAAAGCAGTTTAAAGAAATCGAGGAGTATATAGGTAAACCACAGGACAGTTATCGGGTTGCTAGTATTGGGATACACCCTTCCATCGCCCAATATAACGGTTTTTATACGCTCGACACGTACAACAATATCTATCCTTTAACTTATAAATATAAATTTCGTAAGATCATAGCCAAAGAACTAGAGAAGAACGCGACTCTTAAAAGATATTACGACGAGTGGGGCAGTAGGTGCTACCTTTTCGTGGATGAACTAGGGAAAAATTATGATTTTACGAAGAATTCGGATAAGACAATTAAAAACCTAGAGTTAAACACGGAAGCATTTAAAGACCTTGGTGGCGATTATATTTTCTCAGCTGTTCCTATCTTGAATGCAAAGGAAAATAAACTAACTTTATTAAAGGACTTTAATCATCCAGAATCCGCCTGGAAGATCTATCTCTATCAAGCCACTTAA
- the argF gene encoding ornithine carbamoyltransferase has translation MSSVNELDQVKLNGRDFLTLADYTREELDYLLELALHLKKQRKLGREEQPLKGKTLGMIFEKSSTRTRVSFEAGIYQLGGSGLFLSSKDLQIGRGEPVADTAKVLSGYLDGIMIRTYSQELVQQLAENASIPVINGLTDAYHPCQVLADLQTIMEVKGALKGVKVAYIGDGNNMAHSLMLGSAIMGMDISVASPKGYEPDEGITKKAISLAHDSFVVVTNDPIEAIKDADVIYTDVWASMGQEEEQEKREAIFTDFQVNDELVKHAHSDYTFMHCLPAHRGEEVSASIIDGNHSVVFQEAENRLHAQKALMVALMG, from the coding sequence ATGAGTAGTGTGAATGAGCTAGATCAAGTAAAGCTAAATGGTCGCGATTTTTTAACGCTCGCAGATTATACGAGAGAAGAGCTAGATTATTTGCTAGAACTAGCTCTGCATTTGAAAAAACAACGAAAGCTAGGACGAGAAGAGCAACCTTTAAAGGGCAAGACCCTTGGTATGATCTTTGAAAAGTCCTCCACAAGAACACGTGTATCCTTTGAAGCTGGCATCTATCAATTAGGTGGCTCAGGGTTATTTCTTAGTTCGAAAGACTTGCAGATTGGAAGAGGAGAGCCGGTTGCGGATACAGCAAAGGTACTTTCGGGTTATTTAGACGGCATTATGATTCGGACCTATTCACAGGAACTAGTCCAACAACTTGCAGAGAATGCTAGTATTCCAGTCATTAACGGCTTAACCGATGCATATCATCCTTGTCAGGTGTTGGCGGATCTGCAAACGATCATGGAAGTAAAAGGTGCTTTAAAAGGAGTAAAGGTAGCTTATATAGGAGATGGAAATAACATGGCGCATTCCCTAATGCTTGGCTCGGCTATTATGGGAATGGACATAAGTGTCGCTTCTCCAAAAGGCTATGAACCAGATGAAGGAATCACGAAAAAAGCAATCAGTCTTGCTCACGATTCCTTTGTGGTAGTGACTAACGACCCAATAGAAGCTATTAAGGATGCAGACGTTATTTATACAGATGTCTGGGCAAGCATGGGGCAAGAGGAGGAACAAGAGAAAAGAGAGGCAATATTTACGGACTTCCAAGTCAATGACGAATTAGTGAAACATGCACACTCAGATTATACGTTTATGCATTGCCTTCCCGCACATCGTGGGGAGGAAGTATCGGCTTCGATTATTGATGGAAACCATTCCGTTGTTTTTCAAGAAGCAGAAAATCGTCTTCATGCACAAAAAGCGTTAATGGTGGCATTGATGGGATAA
- the argH gene encoding argininosuccinate lyase, translated as MKLWGGRFTKPTNELVDEYTASITFDKKLARYDIQGSLAHVNMLAKCNIISQEDAQQIADGLLKVQNQIDHDESLLTVENEDIHMNIERLLIEEVGPVGGKLHTGRSRNDQIALDMRLYAREAILDITNLLLEVQKALHKQAKQNMDTVLPGYTHLQRAQPILFAHHLLAYVSMFQRDLERLMDSFKRVNKSPLGAGALAGTTFPINREFVAEQLQFDGICENSLDAVSDRDFVLELLSNASVIVMHLSRLSEELVLWSSAEFSFVELDDAFSTGSSMMPQKKNPDVAELVRGKTGRVFGNLMGLLTTLKGLPLAYNKDMQEDKEGMFDTVDTIKGALALFAPMIETMVVKKENMYQAVRKDFSNATDLADYLVGKKLAFREAHSVVGQIVLYCIEQNKYLLDLTLKEFHKFSELVEEDIFEKLAPEAVVNARNVQGGPARNRVQEQYDQSKTLFEESEAWIQIHADKIKGQW; from the coding sequence ATGAAGCTATGGGGCGGACGTTTCACAAAACCAACAAATGAATTAGTCGATGAATATACGGCATCTATTACATTTGATAAAAAACTAGCTCGCTACGATATTCAAGGGAGTCTCGCCCATGTTAACATGCTTGCGAAATGTAACATCATTTCGCAAGAGGACGCACAGCAGATTGCAGATGGTCTTCTCAAAGTACAGAATCAAATCGACCACGATGAGTCACTGTTAACGGTAGAAAATGAAGATATTCACATGAATATTGAGCGATTACTCATTGAAGAGGTTGGACCAGTTGGTGGAAAGCTTCATACCGGGAGAAGTCGAAATGACCAAATCGCCTTGGATATGCGTCTATATGCTAGGGAAGCAATCTTAGATATTACTAACCTACTATTAGAAGTACAGAAAGCACTTCATAAGCAAGCGAAGCAAAATATGGATACCGTACTTCCGGGATACACGCACCTACAACGTGCGCAACCCATTCTTTTTGCTCACCATCTTTTGGCGTATGTTTCTATGTTTCAACGCGATTTAGAGCGATTAATGGATTCCTTTAAACGTGTTAACAAATCCCCGCTTGGAGCAGGAGCATTGGCAGGAACTACGTTTCCAATCAATCGGGAGTTTGTAGCGGAGCAGCTTCAGTTTGATGGTATTTGTGAGAATAGTTTAGATGCTGTAAGTGACCGTGACTTTGTTTTAGAGCTTCTATCTAATGCATCAGTCATCGTCATGCATCTGTCCCGTCTTTCAGAAGAGCTTGTCCTGTGGTCAAGTGCTGAATTCAGCTTCGTAGAATTAGATGATGCATTTAGTACCGGAAGCAGCATGATGCCACAAAAGAAAAATCCTGATGTTGCAGAGTTGGTAAGGGGGAAAACGGGTCGTGTATTTGGGAACCTAATGGGATTACTGACCACCTTAAAAGGATTGCCACTGGCGTATAATAAAGACATGCAGGAAGATAAGGAAGGCATGTTTGATACAGTGGATACAATAAAAGGAGCGCTCGCACTATTTGCACCAATGATTGAAACGATGGTTGTGAAAAAAGAAAATATGTATCAAGCGGTACGTAAGGATTTTTCAAACGCAACAGATTTGGCCGACTATTTAGTAGGGAAAAAACTAGCTTTTCGAGAAGCGCATTCCGTCGTTGGTCAGATTGTATTGTACTGTATCGAACAAAACAAATATCTATTAGATCTCACTTTAAAGGAATTCCACAAATTCTCTGAATTAGTAGAGGAAGATATTTTTGAGAAACTAGCACCGGAAGCGGTTGTGAATGCACGAAATGTTCAAGGAGGACCAGCTCGAAACCGTGTGCAAGAACAGTACGATCAGTCTAAAACTTTGTTTGAAGAAAGTGAAGCTTGGATACAAATACATGCAGATAAAATTAAAGGGCAATGGTAA
- the carB gene encoding carbamoyl-phosphate synthase (glutamine-hydrolyzing) large subunit: protein MPKLNHIQKVLVIGSGPIVIGQAAEFDYAGTQACLALKEEGIEVVLVNNNPATIMTDPYIADRVYVEPLTCASITEIIKKERPDGLLPTLGGQTGLNMAVSLTNAGVLQEYKVELLGTPLDTIQKGEDRESFKALMKEIGEPVPESLSTSSLEEALEFAASIGYPLIIRPAYTLGGAGGGIADNEEQFISIVKGGLHASPITQVLIEQSVKGWKEIEYEVMRDSNDTCIIVCNMENIDAVGIHTGDSIVVAPSQTLNDRQYQMLRTVSCKVIRELGVIGGCNIQLALNPDSDEYVIIEVNPRVSRSSALASKATGYPIARIAAKIALGYHLDEILNPITGDTYASFEPSIDYLAVKIPRWPFDKFTDADRKLGTQMKATGEVMALARNFPAALNKAIRSLDMELEHLEASFTKQLTKEELEQGLVEATDERIFILAEALRRGYSVDAIHALTAINKFFLYEISFMIQFEQKLKDTHWQQMDLSLLKQAKNLGFTNSIIAQLCEVTQKDVQEKLDLYKVQPSYKMVDTCAAEFSADTPYYYGSWNEFDEVEDLQKEKRILVLGSGPIRIGQGVEFDYCSVQAAASLRDQGIGSIVVNNNPETVSTDYNTADHLYFEPLSIEDVLHIIEREKAEGVLVQFGGQTAINLAEKLHHAGIKVLGTSLESIDKTEDREKFYHMLQKLEIPHIPGATVTSFKDAQKVAQSIGYPILLRPSYVIGGKGMVIIQSEEELLSYLEKVEKTSTDQLFPLLIDRFVKGYEAEIDVVCNGEDILIPGIFEHVEKAGIHSGDSMAIFPSAHLTESHKQIMTEYARKISAELKAKGMMNIQFVLSEDRNEVYVLEVNPRASRTVPIATKVTGVPLIDLATRIQTGESLKDMEWSLGLHEAVSHVAIKIPVFSTNKLPGVDPFLGPEMKSTGEAIGIGSTIEAAMVKAFGWKEKSLLPLGKEEMILVSFSEEDLLEIEGLGKTLQTVKARVVATPLTARTLQKNGIMVQEISEKDAVNLILDKQCAVVCSTSNETRLDGNIREAAAKMDTICFTSKETLGFYLQASTGSYESPLAIHEYVSKTLNKKERVLK from the coding sequence ATGCCAAAGCTTAATCATATCCAAAAAGTACTCGTAATTGGTTCAGGTCCTATTGTAATTGGGCAAGCGGCAGAGTTTGACTATGCTGGTACTCAAGCGTGTCTAGCTTTAAAAGAAGAGGGAATTGAGGTCGTTTTAGTCAATAACAATCCTGCAACGATTATGACGGATCCCTATATTGCGGATCGTGTTTATGTAGAGCCGTTAACCTGTGCCTCGATAACGGAAATTATTAAAAAAGAACGTCCAGACGGGTTACTTCCGACTTTAGGTGGTCAAACCGGCTTAAACATGGCCGTTTCCTTAACGAATGCTGGGGTTCTTCAAGAATATAAGGTAGAGCTTTTAGGCACTCCTTTAGATACGATTCAAAAAGGGGAAGATCGGGAAAGCTTTAAGGCTTTGATGAAAGAAATCGGCGAGCCGGTTCCTGAGAGTCTCTCGACAAGCTCTTTGGAAGAAGCGTTGGAGTTTGCTGCCTCTATCGGCTATCCACTAATCATTCGCCCTGCCTATACGCTAGGTGGAGCTGGTGGGGGGATTGCTGATAATGAAGAACAGTTTATTTCTATCGTAAAGGGTGGCTTGCACGCAAGCCCGATTACTCAAGTCTTGATTGAACAAAGCGTAAAAGGCTGGAAAGAGATTGAGTATGAAGTCATGCGGGATTCTAATGATACATGCATCATCGTCTGTAACATGGAAAATATCGATGCTGTCGGTATTCATACAGGTGATAGTATTGTCGTCGCTCCTTCCCAGACATTGAATGATCGTCAATATCAAATGCTTCGAACCGTGTCCTGTAAAGTCATCCGGGAGTTAGGAGTCATCGGTGGTTGTAATATTCAACTAGCACTAAACCCGGACAGTGATGAGTATGTCATTATCGAGGTGAACCCGAGAGTAAGTCGCTCTAGTGCATTAGCATCCAAAGCAACAGGATATCCAATTGCAAGAATAGCGGCAAAAATAGCACTAGGTTATCACTTGGACGAAATTTTGAACCCGATTACGGGTGATACGTATGCAAGCTTTGAACCGTCCATTGATTATTTAGCGGTCAAGATACCTCGTTGGCCATTCGACAAGTTCACAGATGCAGATCGGAAGCTAGGTACCCAAATGAAAGCCACAGGAGAAGTTATGGCGTTAGCTCGTAATTTCCCTGCTGCTTTAAACAAAGCGATTCGCTCCTTAGATATGGAATTGGAGCATTTAGAAGCTTCTTTTACAAAGCAGCTAACAAAAGAAGAATTAGAACAAGGCTTAGTAGAAGCAACCGATGAACGAATCTTTATTTTGGCGGAAGCCCTAAGAAGAGGATATAGCGTGGATGCCATTCATGCCTTAACAGCTATTAATAAATTTTTCCTCTATGAGATAAGCTTCATGATTCAGTTTGAGCAAAAGCTAAAGGACACACATTGGCAGCAAATGGATTTGAGTTTGTTAAAGCAAGCGAAAAACCTAGGCTTTACAAATTCGATCATCGCTCAGCTTTGTGAGGTGACTCAGAAGGATGTGCAAGAAAAGTTAGACCTTTATAAAGTACAGCCTTCTTATAAGATGGTGGATACATGTGCGGCAGAGTTTTCCGCTGATACACCTTATTATTATGGATCTTGGAATGAGTTTGATGAAGTGGAGGATTTACAAAAAGAGAAACGAATCCTCGTACTCGGCTCTGGACCCATTCGCATTGGGCAAGGGGTAGAATTCGATTATTGCTCCGTGCAGGCGGCAGCTTCCTTAAGAGATCAAGGAATAGGTTCGATTGTCGTCAATAACAACCCAGAAACGGTAAGTACGGACTACAACACCGCCGATCACTTATATTTTGAACCACTGTCCATAGAGGATGTCCTCCATATTATAGAGAGAGAAAAAGCAGAAGGGGTACTTGTCCAGTTTGGTGGTCAGACCGCGATTAACTTAGCCGAAAAACTTCATCATGCAGGTATAAAAGTGCTAGGTACATCACTCGAATCGATTGATAAAACAGAGGATAGAGAGAAGTTTTACCATATGCTTCAAAAGCTAGAAATTCCTCATATACCTGGCGCAACAGTTACAAGTTTTAAGGATGCACAAAAGGTTGCACAATCGATTGGATATCCGATTCTCCTACGTCCTTCTTATGTCATTGGAGGAAAAGGAATGGTCATTATTCAATCCGAGGAGGAGTTACTTTCCTACTTAGAAAAAGTAGAAAAGACTTCAACGGATCAATTATTTCCGTTGCTCATTGATCGCTTCGTGAAAGGATATGAAGCGGAAATAGACGTGGTATGTAACGGCGAAGATATTCTCATCCCAGGTATATTTGAACATGTGGAAAAAGCAGGGATCCATTCAGGTGATAGTATGGCGATTTTTCCATCTGCCCATTTAACAGAGTCCCACAAACAAATAATGACGGAATACGCCCGAAAAATTTCGGCAGAATTGAAAGCCAAAGGTATGATGAATATTCAGTTTGTCCTCAGCGAGGATCGAAATGAGGTTTATGTTCTAGAGGTAAACCCACGTGCCTCCAGAACGGTACCAATCGCCACGAAGGTCACAGGTGTTCCTTTAATTGATCTGGCAACGAGAATTCAAACAGGGGAGTCACTTAAGGATATGGAATGGAGTTTAGGGCTTCATGAAGCAGTCTCACATGTGGCTATTAAAATCCCGGTCTTCTCTACGAATAAGTTGCCAGGTGTAGATCCTTTTCTTGGCCCTGAAATGAAATCAACAGGCGAAGCAATTGGAATTGGATCAACAATAGAAGCGGCAATGGTGAAAGCATTCGGGTGGAAAGAAAAGAGCCTCCTTCCGTTAGGAAAGGAAGAAATGATACTTGTTTCATTCTCAGAGGAGGATTTACTAGAGATAGAAGGGCTTGGCAAGACGTTACAAACGGTAAAAGCTCGAGTAGTAGCTACACCGCTAACAGCTAGAACTCTACAAAAGAATGGAATCATGGTACAGGAAATAAGCGAAAAAGATGCGGTGAACCTTATATTAGATAAACAGTGTGCTGTTGTGTGTAGTACCTCTAATGAGACACGTTTAGATGGGAATATTCGTGAAGCTGCGGCGAAGATGGATACGATCTGCTTTACTTCCAAAGAAACGCTAGGTTTCTATTTACAAGCTTCGACTGGAAGTTATGAATCTCCGTTAGCCATCCATGAATATGTAAGTAAAACCTTGAATAAAAAGGAGCGTGTTCTAAAATGA
- a CDS encoding argininosuccinate synthase has translation MTKQKIVLAYSGGLDTSVAIRWLQDKYNYDVIAVGLDVGEGKDLEFVKNKALDVGAIKSYTVDAKALYANEYVLPALKANLLYEGKYPLVSALSRPLIAKVLVDIAEKEGAVAVAHGCTGKGNDQVRFDVAFTALNPELKIVAPVREWKMTRDEEIAYAQENGIPVPVDLDNPYSVDQNLWGRSNECGILEDPWAEPPKEAYDLTVDPEDAPDQPQTVQITFEKGKPVSIDGKSLPLEELILELNSIAGKHGVGRIDHVENRLVGIKSREIYECPAALTLIAAHQELEALTLPREVAQFKPTIEQKLAQTVYDGLWYSPLTNALKSFIEETQEFVSGTVKVKLYKGHAQVVGRESANSLYDFDLATYNKGDAFDHDAALGFIKLWGLPTQVHSSVTKSYKKEDTSVEKVIVDVKEAVKQ, from the coding sequence ATGACAAAACAAAAAATCGTTTTAGCATATTCCGGAGGATTGGATACATCTGTTGCGATTCGATGGTTACAAGATAAATATAATTATGACGTAATTGCTGTTGGTTTAGATGTTGGAGAAGGTAAAGACTTAGAATTTGTGAAAAATAAAGCATTAGATGTAGGTGCGATAAAGTCCTATACTGTGGATGCCAAGGCCTTATATGCGAATGAATATGTATTACCAGCATTAAAAGCTAATTTACTATACGAGGGAAAGTATCCGCTCGTTTCCGCGCTGTCCCGTCCATTAATCGCGAAAGTATTAGTAGATATTGCTGAGAAGGAAGGCGCTGTTGCAGTGGCCCATGGGTGTACAGGGAAAGGGAACGACCAAGTCCGTTTTGACGTAGCATTCACCGCTTTAAATCCAGAGCTCAAAATTGTCGCACCTGTTCGGGAATGGAAAATGACTCGTGATGAAGAAATTGCTTACGCGCAAGAGAACGGAATTCCAGTTCCGGTTGATTTGGATAATCCATATAGTGTGGACCAAAATCTATGGGGACGTAGTAATGAGTGTGGAATTCTTGAAGATCCATGGGCAGAACCACCAAAAGAAGCCTATGATTTAACCGTAGATCCAGAGGACGCACCTGATCAACCTCAAACTGTTCAGATTACATTTGAAAAAGGAAAACCTGTTTCTATCGATGGAAAATCCTTGCCGTTGGAAGAGCTAATCCTAGAACTCAACAGTATTGCTGGAAAACACGGAGTAGGACGGATTGACCATGTAGAAAACCGTCTAGTAGGAATTAAATCTCGTGAAATTTATGAATGTCCAGCAGCTCTAACGCTCATCGCAGCGCACCAAGAGCTAGAAGCATTAACACTTCCAAGAGAGGTTGCTCAGTTTAAACCGACGATTGAACAAAAACTAGCACAAACGGTTTACGATGGTTTATGGTATTCTCCATTAACGAATGCTTTAAAATCATTTATTGAGGAAACACAAGAATTTGTTTCTGGCACTGTAAAAGTAAAACTATATAAAGGCCATGCGCAGGTTGTTGGTCGTGAATCTGCTAACTCTCTTTATGATTTTGATTTAGCAACCTATAACAAGGGAGACGCGTTTGATCACGATGCTGCTCTTGGTTTCATTAAGCTATGGGGACTTCCAACCCAAGTTCATTCCTCTGTAACGAAGTCTTATAAGAAAGAGGATACGTCCGTTGAAAAGGTAATTGTCGATGTGAAGGAAGCAGTGAAGCAATGA
- a CDS encoding glycosyltransferase family 2 protein, giving the protein MQQKMPLLTIVVPCYNEEEVLGDTIAQLSGVLDNLIEDHLIAPTSKLLFVDDGSKDQTWRLIARACSHNKYVTGVKLAKNVGHQLALLAGLERAQTISDCTISIDADLQDDISVIRDFALKYQEGYDIVYGVRQNRETDTLFKRSTAQGYYRIMNKLGIPLVYNHADYRLMSKRALLELCRYRETNLFLRGIIPLIGLKTTEVYYDRKERLAGETKYPLKKMLSFAINGLTSFSIAPIRFVTYLGLVIFFISGLAGSYALLQKLMGATDAGWTSLMISIWTIGGLQLMGIGLIGEYISRIFLEVKGRPKYAIDIDLYTDKDPLKYFRTNRGEVMKVKKVQWKR; this is encoded by the coding sequence ATGCAGCAAAAGATGCCTTTATTAACAATCGTTGTTCCTTGTTATAACGAAGAAGAAGTACTAGGAGACACCATAGCACAGCTTAGTGGGGTACTAGATAATCTCATTGAAGACCACTTAATCGCACCGACTAGCAAGCTCCTATTTGTGGATGATGGGAGCAAGGATCAAACGTGGAGACTAATCGCGCGCGCTTGCTCTCATAACAAGTATGTGACTGGAGTGAAGCTTGCTAAAAATGTAGGTCACCAGCTTGCCTTATTAGCAGGCTTAGAAAGAGCACAAACGATCTCAGATTGCACAATTTCCATTGATGCAGATCTTCAAGACGATATCTCGGTTATTCGTGATTTTGCCTTAAAGTATCAAGAAGGCTATGACATCGTCTATGGGGTCCGCCAAAATAGGGAAACAGATACGCTTTTCAAACGGTCAACCGCCCAAGGTTATTACCGAATCATGAATAAACTAGGGATCCCACTCGTCTACAACCATGCGGATTATCGCTTGATGAGCAAACGGGCCCTTTTGGAGCTTTGTCGCTATAGAGAAACAAACTTATTCTTACGAGGAATTATTCCATTGATTGGGTTGAAGACAACCGAGGTTTATTATGATCGGAAGGAACGACTAGCAGGCGAAACGAAGTACCCATTAAAGAAGATGCTATCGTTTGCTATTAATGGACTCACTTCGTTTAGTATCGCTCCCATCCGATTTGTCACCTATTTAGGACTTGTTATTTTCTTCATTAGTGGACTAGCAGGAAGCTATGCCTTACTTCAAAAACTGATGGGTGCAACTGATGCCGGTTGGACGTCGCTTATGATCTCGATATGGACAATCGGTGGCCTTCAACTGATGGGTATCGGTCTCATTGGGGAATATATTAGCCGCATCTTTCTAGAGGTGAAGGGTAGACCTAAATATGCCATTGATATTGATTTATATACAGACAAGGATCCTTTAAAATACTTCCGGACTAATCGTGGAGAAGTCATGAAAGTAAAAAAGGTACAATGGAAGCGATAA
- a CDS encoding carbamoyl phosphate synthase small subunit, which produces MEETKGYLVLSTGDVLEGKWLGEAGQTEGEMVFNTAMTGYQEVMTDPSYAGQIVTMTYPLIGNYGLNDIDFEAIKPSLSGFIISYPCHTPEHYQSSFTIKDMITTYNIPTLYDLDTRALTRIIREHGEVYGKMTSNPKDTSVHQEIDREIVQKVSVSNVLHFYTKTKQDKEKNPHVVVMDYGYKHSIMQSLLELGCDVSVVPFQTTLSQLKELNPDGVVLSNGPGDPEHLSYLKETIKQISDAFPTLGICLGHQLIALAHGAKTMRLPYGHRGSNHPVKDLITGKVYITSQNHGYVVDGETIDEAVWQISHIHVNDKSVEGMIHKDKSVMSVQFHPEAHPGPIDSQHIFQQFVSQLVKKGEKQHAKA; this is translated from the coding sequence GTGGAAGAGACAAAAGGTTACCTCGTATTAAGCACAGGAGATGTTTTGGAAGGAAAATGGTTAGGAGAAGCAGGACAAACAGAAGGAGAAATGGTATTTAATACGGCAATGACTGGCTATCAAGAGGTCATGACGGACCCATCCTATGCTGGGCAAATTGTGACGATGACCTACCCGCTTATTGGAAACTATGGTTTAAATGATATCGATTTCGAAGCAATAAAACCTTCTCTTTCAGGGTTTATTATTTCCTACCCATGCCATACACCAGAACACTACCAATCTAGCTTTACCATTAAAGATATGATTACAACCTATAATATTCCAACTCTGTACGATTTAGATACGAGAGCTTTGACAAGAATTATTCGAGAGCATGGAGAAGTATATGGCAAGATGACAAGTAATCCTAAGGATACATCTGTTCATCAGGAAATAGATAGAGAGATTGTGCAAAAAGTATCTGTATCGAACGTGTTGCATTTCTATACGAAAACAAAACAGGATAAAGAGAAAAATCCACATGTTGTCGTAATGGACTACGGATATAAGCATTCGATTATGCAGTCCTTACTTGAATTAGGCTGCGATGTCTCTGTCGTTCCATTTCAAACGACATTATCTCAGCTAAAAGAGCTGAATCCAGATGGTGTGGTTCTTTCCAATGGTCCAGGGGATCCAGAGCATCTATCCTATTTAAAAGAGACGATTAAACAAATAAGTGACGCGTTTCCGACATTGGGAATTTGCCTAGGTCACCAATTGATTGCGTTAGCTCATGGTGCTAAAACAATGCGCTTGCCTTATGGACATCGCGGCAGTAACCATCCTGTCAAAGATCTCATAACAGGTAAGGTGTATATTACGTCACAAAATCATGGCTATGTCGTCGATGGAGAAACGATTGATGAAGCGGTTTGGCAGATTTCTCATATTCACGTGAATGACAAGTCTGTTGAAGGGATGATTCATAAGGATAAATCTGTGATGAGTGTTCAATTTCATCCAGAAGCACATCCAGGTCCAATCGATAGTCAACATATTTTTCAACAGTTTGTTAGTCAACTGGTGAAAAAGGGAGAGAAGCAACATGCCAAAGCTTAA